CGGCATCTACTTCAGCAAATATCCTTTGCCTAGCGAGCACTACAGTAAGATCTGAACCAGGGGTTCCATTGAAATAACCCTGTTCAATTTCCACCCCCACATGGAAGTTGAGTAAACGCTTCTCTGACCTCACTTCCCACAGCGAAACATATGTGCCCTCTTTGAGTAGAAAGAAATATCCATTTGAGTATAGCACATCTGCGGTGTCAACTGGCAAActactagtgattgctttcatcgtGTATGGAGAAAATAGAATGCTTCGTGGAAGTTCCAGATTGGTGATGATTAGAACTGGCCCTGAAATTTCTTCTTCATCTGGTTTTTCAGGGGGCAGCACAGCAAGGGAGGCCGGCAGCAAAGCCATCGAATTCATCCGATGTGTGAGTAATGGCTGGCATTCAAAATAGAATTAACTGGTTATTGTATTGTACCTTAGGTGTTAAATAGGGATACAGGTTTAGAAATGCATCCGACGTACCGAGCACAAGAAGGTGAAGGGCAGGTGCGGAGGGAACCCCACTCCCAATCCCATCCCATGTGCGAGGGGCCTGGGGCTTGGCGCGCGGTGGAGACGCAGGCGGACAAGTGCTCCTCGGCAGCAAACTCCTCCACTTTTCACTATGTAAAGACTGGCAAGACTGAAGACCGAGACGGCCCATCATCCCCGCGCGGGTGAGGGTGAGCTCGGCCCTTGGATTTCGTGGGATGGCGGGCGATTTCGTGACCAAACCCTAACCCGTCAGGAAGAATGGGTGGAAGCTGCGGGGATTTTTTTGAGGTGCGATGCGAGGATGGAGCTCGGAAGGAAGCGGGGATACGCAAGAAAAGAGAGGGAAGCCCGAAATCAGCCTTCAAACCTCGAATGAGTTCTCGCTGCGGCTGCGGGTGGACCCCTGaccgcatctctctctctctctctctctctctctctctctctccttgggACCCACCCCGCAACGGACACCAGATTGTTCAACGCTGCTTGCACACAATACCACCAAACACAAACTGTATTTTTCAGAGAAAAGAATTGTAAATTGCAGGGTTTTACTTTTATTCTTTGATGAGAGCTAGAAACTCGGTTGCCTGTTTTAGTCATtggtgatttttttttattttttttatttttgcggATAGTGTGTGATGTTTAAAACCGTTGGATTTTGATTCAATGGTAAATCCATCTTTTTCTTATCTTTCTCTCACCATCACAGCTTGCCTCCGCCACACACGGCCTCTGCCCTCATTTGTTTTTAGAAAAAGGAGGAATCTTCCCCGgcttctgcatctgggagatgcatgcgggcaTATTAtttattattcacaaagaccttacaaagaaATACAACAGTAATCCCGAGGCCACCATCTAAACGACACATGTCGCTACTCCTGTCCTCTTTATGAAGGTGTGCCGAATGTCCAGGCCAAATATCAAACAGACATCGCACAAAAGCCTAACATCTAACGCTAGATGCCCCATCCAAAGCCACATAGGCGGGACTGGGTAACACTCGGGTTCGGCGCACTCTCAGTGAGTACCACACGCACACGCTGCAAAGGGCCGTCACCTCCGTCTTCCCTCGATCCATCCTCAAAGTATGTACTGACGTATCGACCTTGTCAGGCCTCTctaccatcgacgccaccacggcctCTGCCCTCATCATCCAGTCAAATTTTTCAGAAGCAAAAGCAAAGAAGAGTGACGATATAGAAAAAGCGTATGTGGCGACTTGATGTATGGTTTACAGTCTCATGGTTCGTCTTCGTGGTTTTTGTTGCCACCGTGGATTTGGTGGTGTCTGATGTTGTGTGTCAAGGTGTTCTCGATGGACATAACTTTAGCGATGGCCTGATCCATGTGTCAGGGTTTTGCGGTTATAGCGTGTCGGGAGAGTTTGATGGTTTGCCTATGCGGGCTGGAGATTCCTACTTTGCGAGTAGTTCGCATGTGGTCAAATATTGGCCTGATCCATGTGCCAGGGGTTTGCAGTTGTAGCATGTTGGGAGAGTTTGGTGGTTTGCGTGTGCGGGCCGGAGATTCATACTTTGCGAGTAGTTCGCATGTGGTCAAATTTGCATTGTTTTTGCACCGTTTTTCATCAACTCTTACTCTTTTCTCTCAGTTAATCGATGaagcaaattttttgcctctgattTGAAAACAAAGAGACACTGGTACCCGTGAACGCAATATTTTGCTATTGCTCCATTTTCTTGGTCATCACCTCCTCTCCCATGACCCTGAACTTCTCCTGCTAAATGGCAACCTTGCGCTCCTCAAGTTCCTTGAGCTCCATCCATCCAGGTGTCCTTTCTTGTTTCCTCCATTTCCTTCCTTATTGTGATCATCTTGTAGCATCTCCTTGTACAGAAATCATCTTCTCCTTTCTTGCATCCTCCCTGGAGACCTCATATGCATTCGCGCCTCTGATCTTCGAGTGGAACTCCCCCTCccctcatcattatcttcatcgccAACATATTGTACATCTTCAAACTTAGGAGATGAGAAATGACTCGACTCCCAGGATAAGATAACaaagggatcacataattagggccTGCTCCAACATTACTCAGTCAAGGCGCACCTAGTCCCACCATACCATACCATACGAGCATACATATATATGCAGTACAAGCAACACGTCCTAACAAGTCTCAAAAAAGCTACCAAACCTATATTATCTGGGGGATACTACGGCCTACGCCATTGCCATGGGCATCATATTCACACCACCAAAACTCGATGCTTCCGGCATCCGATCTGATCAACCACGTCCATCGTCGCCTCCTCGATTCGATGTTCGTCGAGGGCAAAATGAAACCAAACCCACAGGAAGACCCGGAGGAAGCTGCCGCCTACGGCCGGGCTCACAGCAGCACGTGCTCGACGTCGTTGGGGAACCGCTGAGGCTGGCCGCGGCGTGGCCAGCTGGGTGGAGACGGTGGACGGATCGACGCCGAATCTTGCTGCATGGTTCTCTTCTTGGGCTCTCCTGACGCCGCTGCTCTCTTCTTGCGCCCGCTCCATGACGGCACTGCTTGATTCAGATTTCTCCTGTTGGTGTGCATAGGTGCTGCTTCAAACACCTCGGGCTCGTCGTCGAGGTCGACGGGGTTCGAAGCTGAAGCCCCCATCTGAAGCAGCTCTCTGCGGGTAGGAGGTGCTGCCCAGCACAGTGGATTCACTGAAACAAAGAATAGCCACACATGCAGAATTATGTCAGGAAACAGCAATGGCATGGTTGGGAAAAGAATATGTATGCATCACATCGCCAAGTCAGTAAAAAACTAGAAAACATTATAGATGGTACGAAGACCAAGAATGATGAATGTAGAACATAATAAGTAGTGCAGCTCATGCACTCGTTCATTGATCCATGCTCATTAACAATTTCCCTTGGAAGATGCATATTAGTAACACACATGTTTCCAAAAGGCATTTGTCATGGTTACCATTTCCACAATCATACTTGATTTGAAGCATGCACTATCTGGCAGCTTAGGGGATTGATAAGAAAATATTTCTGAAAATGTATAGCAGAAAGGGCTAACAGTACGGAAAATCTTAGACTGAATTCACACACCTTCAACTGGCTCAAGAATATCCGGTAATTCACGAGTTGTTGCTGAATATTTACGCTTCCTGACATAATCTTCTTGCAGAGGCTTTGGGATAGCAAACGAGAACTGGCCTAAATAAACCCCTTGTCGAACGTAGAATGGATTCTCTGCCAAGTACCTGAAATATCAAAACGATGATTGTATCGCATCTGGGAAGAACATGCCATAATTTGGCGTGCTAGATCAATTGGGTGCTGTAAGTAACAAACGGTAGGTAAAAGTAACAGAATATGAATTCATCAGCTCACCTCTCAATTTCAACCATTGACCTTAACGTTGTCCCAGCTGGAGAAGTGTAATATCTGAGAGAAAGCAAAATAACAAATATTGTTATGATCAAGTATGTTGCATGTCGGAATACCACAAGCAAATAACTTTGGAGAACAGATTTCATGATTACTAGAGATTTAAATTGGCATCACCAAAACTGATAAAACATATAAATGGTTGCTCAACAGCACAGGGTTATCCTCCTTTTCAGGGAAACAATGGCTGTCAAACTGACATATTATAAGAGGCAAATGTTTTATGCTATCAAGAAGCATGAAGTATTTCTTAAAAAGAGGCATGGAGTACAGTACTGTGTAGTTTCATGAATCATAGCTAACAGGAATAAACCACAAAAGGGCATGCTAATACTTTACCAGTTGTAGCTAAAGCAAAGAGACTGATCAAGAACTAGATCAATCATTCCATGAATGATACGGTGCAAAAAGCTATTAAGTAGAGTGGAAGGACTAGTTTCTGAAAAAAATGCAGTGGAAGGACTGAACATGGAAATGACCAAAAGACTTGATAATAACAAATCACAGGTATTAGTGCAATGCAGGAAAAGGAACAGTGGCATACACATCTGCAAACTTGCTGCAACCCTCCCCCCTGATTCTGACCTCCCTATTCCAGCCAACAGGAGTTTGGGCAATGTTTGGCTTGTCAATTGCCCACACCCTACTTGCATCTTGTGACATATCTTCTGGGTCATCACATGATAAAACACGGTTCCATTCACGAGCCCTTGCACACACAAAAAGTTCCTCGGAAATAGTCTCACGCAGCTCTTCATATTTCTCCTTTGTTGGAACAATCCTCCATTTGAAGCACTGAGCGCACTATACAGTATAGTGCCCAATAGATGGTAAAACTCTGGAGTGTCCACCATACTTTGTCTTCGGGGGTATTTGCTGCAGTGGAGTAGAGTCATATATGGGCTCGGCTAACTGGAATTCCCTTTGCTGGCGACGTGTGGTCTGCGGATCATAAAGGACAAGCTGCTTTGATGCGTCTTCTTCAATTGAGTAATCCTTGTCAGTATagtcatcatcatcactgtcactggTAATAAGCCTCTTTCTTGAACGCTTGCGAGGATGAACCATCCCTTTCTCAGGGTTATGACCTCGAAAATTCCTCATGAGATAACTATCTTTTCCTGCAACAATGGCCAAAAGGTTCAATAAACAAAAAAGCATGGTTTGAGTACAGTTATCACACATTGTTCCAGGTAAAAAAAACATGCTGCACAATCAATTATCATATCGCAGTTGCAAGAAATCAGTACATTGCACGGCTCCACTATTTACCACCGTAAAAAACAGAAGACAGAAACACGACCAATTCTATCATATTAAATAAACCTGTAAGGCTGTACTAACTACAACTATGCCTTTGGTAGGACTACGGTTACCTCGTAATCATCGCTGCACTCAATAAGCGAATTCGACAAAATTAGAATGACACCAAGACTATCTGTAAGATGCAGTTATGCAGTGGCATGCAAGATATTGCACATTTATATTGACGGAGAACACCACATTACACTAAAAAAATTCAGAGGCACAGTATCAGGCGAAGCAAATGTAGAACGAAAGTCGAAAACACAATGACTTCCCTGGATGCTCTTCATAGGTTACACAAAACATGTCATTAGCATCACACAACCTAACCGTTTGGACAGCTCGGTAATCATGCTATCTTATGTGCAAATCAACCAAGTAAACAATGGTGCTGACATATCACAAATATATTTCTGCAGGAGGTGAGAAACCAAACTCACAGAAATAACGGCAGCAGTCAATTGATACCCCATCGTCCATATAAGGCAAATTACAAGCGTTAGATATTGACTAGCGAAGGCATGTGCACTGCATATTTATCAACAACTGCCCATACATCCAGGTTCCAAAGCACATAATCGCCCACACAGTGCTGTGAACAAGCAGAATCAGGGCAAATACTAAAGAGAAGAGGTTACACTAACAAGTGTTTTATTTAAGACCCAAGGTGCATTGGTAATAAAGTGCTGAAGTCCAACCAACCTAACATAAAGCCTTGCCTTTTCTGAATAAACTACAAGGTCGCCACCAATTTTGAGCACACCAAGTTTAATTATAGCAGCCAGAAAACAGTGCTGCCCCTAAATGGCTAACGTGGGCGACAAATGGCCAAAATAAGCCACCACATGTCACCCAATCAGGCTCCCTGAATCAAAGCCATGCATCAGGTGGTCAGCCACACATGCTCGCATTCGCATACAACCAAACCAAACAAGACGGCCGCCGCATCATCAAGACCCTGCCTGATCGAGGACGAGGCCGCAGCAGTACAAGTTACAAGAATATACATCCGCTCTAAATCGTCACAGCAAATTAAAGAGCATCTCAAAATCGACGGGCTAGAGCGGGGACAAGATGGGACAAATTAATCAACAGGGAGGCAACGCGGCGAGGGCACCACCACCAAATGGACGGACCTACCACCGGATGTCGGAGAGGCAAATAATCCCAAATACtccatccgtttctaaatataagtctttttaaagatttcaaatggactaccacatatgaatgtatatagacatattttaaagtattcactcattttgcttcgtatgtagtcacctgttgaaatctctagaaagacctatattatatattatatttaggaacggaggaagtaagaAGCATGTTCCCAGACATTGACAGGGGCGGACACTGGCTAACATAAAACACCCACCCACCACGAACCCCACCGGGCGACACGGAAAAGGGCCGGGCTTTGGCTCCCGAAACTGGCTAAAAAGCGAATCGGCCGAAAGCACGACGGCGGTCCTCGCAGGAACCGCGGCGGCGAGCCGGGGCCGCCCCTGGACGGTCTCTTCGCCCGCGAGAGACCGAATGCATGTCGCCCTCCGGCCGCGTCGACCCCCTGCCGTGCCGACTACCACGCGCGatcacggacggacggacggacggagggagggagggagggaggaggcgcggACGTACGCGGGGTCGGCGGGGGAATGCGGCGGGCCGGCGGCCGGGGAATCCGAGGCGGAGGGAGCGAGGAGGCGGCGGCCCGTGTGGGGCGGGAGGAGGTGGGTGCGCTTTCTGTTGTtgcgctcctctctctctctctctctctctctccgctgcCACTCTGCATGCAGGGATGAAGGCAGCAACAGCAAGCGAACTCCCCTCTCCACGCGATGAAAAAGGCAGGTAGGTGGGCGAGGCCTCTTCAATGCGGAGTGTTCATCAATGCGCTACAGTGCGGCGGCCGTCAAGGAGGGCGCGTGCCGCCGTGTGGGTGAGCCGAAGGTGGGGAAACGTGCCGCATGGCCTGTGCCGCTGTGCGGTGCGCCGGGCGCCACTCACCCCACCCGCGCCCGTTATCTCGCCCACGACGGCACGATCTAGTCTATACTTCAGTTGGACTGTTGGGGTTTCTCGAGTCCAATATTAGTTGGTCTTTCTTTTTTGAGAATCAAAATTAGTTTGATCTAGTGTAGTACTACTAGTTGTTTGGAAGACGACCATAAAGGATTTTTTTTCTAAGTAAAGAAAGAAGAGCTGATCTAGAGGTTTTCCAGGATAACCAGTTTCGATCGACAGGGGGTTTTTGCTCGGACGAGTAGTTTTTCTTTTAAGGGCATTTACAATGAAGGGGCGCTTGTTTAGGCGCTTAGAACATAAAATTTtatatactagcacatatgcccgtgcattgcaacggaaaAAAAATTACTACAAAAGACAATTGGTTATGTCAGTGAAACATACCACATTTGTTTTGTTATTTGTCCATACCACATCGTCAACAGGGTTAGGCATGACCGAACATAAACATATTCAAATAAATAAGTGGCAAGTTATAAACATATCCTATAAACATGTAATCCGTAAAAATTCCTGAGCAACTCAAAATGTGAGAAAAGACTAATCCATCAACTATGAATATGTATGAAGCTGTCTATGACCTGGATATGCTAATTTAGATTCAGAATAGAACCCGCTTAAAAGACAGCGCTTTCAACTAAAAAAAGATTTATTCCCTTTTACCTTCATGCTTCAGAAACAATAAATTGCAAAGAATCACCTGCCATTTAGCTTGCAAACTTCAGCCAGCAAGGGTTTCGACCACGTCATTCTCATTTGGGCTCATTTGAATAAACGTCGAAGTTTTTGAGTCTCCATCTGTAGTGCCTTATGCATTATAGTTTGTCACACTTTGATAAAACTTCTATTGGACATCTTCTttccaaattagaaaaaaaaaATGAAAACGTTCCACTTGAAAAACAAAATTTTAATAGGGCATTGATTAATTCTGAACCGGATTGTAAAAGATGCATAATTGGTAATGGGAATTACACACGAGATGTAGAATATATACCTGAATATGGGCTAGTTGGTAATAAGTAGCTGATCAATACGTTAATTCTTTTTATAGTGAACTAATGCACATAAAAGGAGGTTTAGTGCCTATCATTATGAAAAAGCCTCCTCTGAGTTCATTATATAAGAGAACATGCCGGCATGGGCCCCTACCTACAAACTGGAACTGGACACCAACTAAACTGTAATACATTTTTTTTTTGCATTCAGTTGAGGTACTTGAGATGTGTTTTGGCTGTAATAAGCATCGCCGAAGCCTTTCTGAAGTTGGAATTCCGATAGTACTCATAAAGTAAGCCAATGATTACTCTATATCTGTACTCCCCACGCCGCTAAAAAAGTCGGCAAAAGTGAATGGAGGGTTGCAGCAGAAGAAGCAACTTAGGACGTCTCACAAAACAAAAGAAATCAATCGGAACCCGGAAATATATCCACCAATCGCAGGGGGCAAACACCTCTCTGATCTCATGATGCCAAATCCCGTCACCACACCCTGTCAAATAGTGGCGTCGAGAGTCCTCTATTTACCATTGTATATTCTTATCTGAATCCACAATGCCATCCTCTAGAGTCCCCTTCAATGTCCGTGTTCCCTACTATTGCCTCTTCGATTCTGAATTCCTTCCTTATATCTTCTCTATCACCTCGTGCCCTTCCTAAATTAGGATTTTGATTTCCTTTCTTCATTGATCACAGAGGACCATCACTCAGGATATCAGATATGTGCTAAGGAACTGAACTGTATGAAGTAGGAATTGACAAGCAAGTTACAAAAGGTTCTGCCAACCTGAAATTCGTCTTCGACGTTTCCAGAAAATTACACACCATCACAGTATCTTCACTTTAGTTGTAAAAATCTGCAAGTTTAAATGACTATTTCTCAGCAGATTTCAAAGTGTAGTGCCTTTATGATATCACTACAGAGAATGAATCAGAAAGATCACTCCCACTGTCCCACATAAAAAAGATATTATTCTGTCACTATAGAGAACAGCAAGATATTATTCTATCTCAAACAAAATTGAACAATAGGTCTATAGCTCGTTATTACAATAAACTCGACTACCATACAAAATAACAGGCTACAACAAATTTTGTGACAGAAGTTAGAAAGTAGAAATCTTACAGCTTCAAAGCTCTAGCGGTTGTTGGCTTGGAGCTCCTGAACCTTCTTTTCGCATACAGTGCAGGTCAAATATCAGCCTCTTGTTATAGTCACAGTACGATCTCCCCTGAAATCCTCCTCACGGCCACCATCTCCAAACCTTCATGGGCCAGCAAAGAAGATAATAAAACATGCCAAACAGATTGACAAAAGTGTCATAACAAGTATATATTTTTAATTGCAGTAGAAAGACTGAGCCTAGGAGTATCTATTTTTTGTTTCGTTCTGCGTTGCATTTGCACCTGCACAAAAATTGATCACTACATTCTTCCAAATCTAGAATGTCTAGTATTTGCCAATCTGGCTCATTACAATCATCATACAGGGAATCTCAGCATTGAGAAAAGGAagatacaaaaaagaaaaaaagaggaataGACAAAGAAGAAATTGTTGCTAGAAGATAACCCGGCCTATATGACTACATTGATCTAGGCAAAGATCTTTACCCAAGATCCTTCTCTCTAATTATCAAATATTCACGCTTGGAGTTAAAACCAAACAAACTTGCATCTTGATCTGCCTAGACTTTTTACTTATAACACCGACCATACACTGCACTTTATCCACAGTGCAAACTGAAAGACATGCAGTTCTTGTTCCAGAACCGAAGAGATATGCATGCATATCATGGTACTGAAAGATGATAGAGTTGTGATATGTGATATATAGCAAAGCTTGCAACGTGGAAAATCAGAACACAAAATTTGAATTGATCTAGTGAGCGAATGATGCTTACACAATCTGAATCCGCTGCTGCCAATGCGGGGCGGGCTAACTGCGGTAGAAGGTGCAGCCCCTGCTGAACTGGAAGGACGACCCCTTCCACTATGCACCCATTGCACAGATCACAATCATACCCTGCTCCACCAGCTCGAGCATCTGAATTTCCAGAACAAAAACGGCCTAGCTAGGTGAAGAAGGATTTAATTTGCGTACCAAGGTGCCAGGTGTCGTGGTCGTAGATGTGGTCGATGTCGAAGTGGAGATGAGGGCTGACACGCCCATGAAGTCGGCGAAGAAGGCCACCAAGCACAAAATGCTAGAGTCCAGAAATACAGGCAGATTAATTCTACTAAAGTTTTAAGATATTGAAATCTTTATGGTTTGATAACATATGAATAGAAATTTAGAAAAAATGGTCGCAAGTCATACAACAGACAAATAAATTTGCCCAAGAACTGATCCTCCATGTCCGGAGAGAACAATCACAGCTACATGGAAGATTTCAACATGTTTAATTGAAAACCTTTGAGAATATTAACATCCTCCAAAGTCTGAATCTCTCCACCTTCCAATCTTTGGGCATCGTCTTCCATGCGATAAATGTAACTACTTCGCATGAAAGGTATAATATAAACTCCCAATAGAAGGTCAGAATAAACTTGTTCAAATCCTGCACTTGTATTGATGGACAAAAGGTTCATGACTTGCACACAGACAACTCTTTTGGGCAAGAAAGGGACCCATTCGTTGTTGCTTCTTTGTTTCTCTGATCAGCTTTTGCTAGGACTGAACTGAAGAAGAGGTCATTTAGATTCAGATCCTAAAACCTAGTTTGTTGTAGAATCCCTAACCGAATTCCAAACTTTTTCCAAGAGCAGTCATTGTACATCATAATTTACCATGTGATACATCGGAAAAAAGGAATGAAAAAATGCCATGCTACAAACATAATATAACTGAATATCGCATTGTCATATACAGTAGGGATTATAAGACGCATAGCTCTAATATCATCATTTTGCATAGGGAAAGGCTTTAGACTTTTAGCGCATTAACCTCAAAAGATGGTGCTAACAATAGAAAAGAAGTGGCTTATATTTAGAGAAGTAGTACATGAATAAAAGGGAAGCAACATACATAAATAGCAAGATATTCTatgatacacacacatacacacacatcagGTTTCTGGTGGTCCACACAGTATCAGAAATAACAATATATATCTAGAAAAGAACTATGTGGGGTTCGGTTGTTCTGATCAATTGAGAAAGCCATAGCCTCCTTCCCACGAAAGAGCATGATCCGTGAATTGCAGCAGCTAGCCACTACAACATGAGAGGAGCATAGTAGCACGACAACCGTCGGTGACCCAAGTGTAATGGAACTAACTGCTTCTATGACCTTAATACGAATTAAATTGATGTACCAAATATGTTTGCCAAGATAAATCCGAAAACAAAACTGCTTGTGTGACCTTAATATGAATTAAATTGCTGAACCTCAATATAGTGGAAAGATATTAATAACCTACAGGGTAAGACTTCCAATCCTAAGGTTTGCTAGCAGGCATAACAATGTGACTCCCAGCATACACCAACAATACGAAAAGATTAGAGCTGGAAGGCATCTGAATTCCTAATACAAAGAACATGATGGGCAAAAACTAATTCAAGTTGACCAGAATCGAATCCTACAGCTCACCCATCTTCTGAGGTATGGGTTCCTTCTTCCAAAATATAATTTTCTCTGCAAATTCAGATGACCGTTATAAGAATAATTAATACATGGCATGTCCATAAATTATATCTGAAACAAAATTTGTTGAAGCAAGAACTTGAGCAACAATTTCCAACTGTGTAGGTTACCTCTGATCTCAGTGAAGGACGAAGCAGCCACAGTGGATCCATGACCTGAGATGGCATCCTGTAGATGCCAAACCATAAAATATAGAGCATGTTTGCCAAAAGACCGCGGCACCTCTGATAGCTCAATTCGGTCGGATGAAGGTAAACAACAATTAAAACTAAAAAGGCGCAACAAAGATAAACAGAAAACAAGGCACGGCAAAAACAAAAAGCATGCATATATATCTCATTATGAGCGCCCAGATCTTGTTGGAGCTGCTGTGTCTAGGCACAAAAAAAGGTCAACACCTAACTGTAACTTCTTTGTACAATTAAAGAAAATCTGCAGATATACATTTGTTAAGCAATAGGAGCCGGCGTACCCATGTGTCTTGAGACTCCACACAATGTAAATTAATTAGCAAACCATTATTCTAATAACCCGATTAGCTCCCACCATCATAACATGTTTTGAATCATATGGAAGGAGAGTTACTctcatgttgtattcatgtgggagTTTACCTCAAGGATCTGTGACTGAAACTGGCTCGGACAAACacacaaacaccttgtgtgcaaaaAATAACTGAGAACATCCACAAACACATACGCATACAAATTTGAGGTGGAGGGCAGTGCAGATGGGACGGCTAGGTAGCCGGCAAGTGCAACGACGACCAGCTGGCGGTGGCTCTGGTTGAGCGGCGAGCGCAAGCCCTCCCGGGCGGAGCACAACGAGGAGCTcgggcgcgcgggagagaggaggagctcGGGCACGCGGGGCAAAGGAGGAGCTAAGGTGTAACTGTGTAGGTCACCGGATCGATCGCCGCCGCGTGGGCCGCGTGCCTCCTGGCGGCTGGCAGGGAGAGAGAGAGCCCGAGCAGCCGTGTTCGTGTCTGTCCATTTTTTTATTTACATCCCCGGACGAAACGTTTTCTTACTTTAAAacagggactgcgggttgatttctgAGAAGtggagggacttttctgtaaaaacgTCGAAGCGATAGTTCATTattagggatatatatatatatatatatatatatatatatatatatatatgtatatatatatatatgtatatatatatatagggaaaatagaTTCTACCATTTAGTGGTAGTTACCTCCACCTTTTAAGCCGTTGGATTCTTTTAGATACGTGCTTCTCTAATCGGGTCGTA
This portion of the Triticum dicoccoides isolate Atlit2015 ecotype Zavitan chromosome 7A, WEW_v2.0, whole genome shotgun sequence genome encodes:
- the LOC119331964 gene encoding methyl-CpG-binding domain-containing protein 2-like; protein product: MSQDASRVWAIDKPNIAQTPVGWNREVRIRGEGCSKFADVYYTSPAGTTLRSMVEIERYLAENPFYVRQGVYLGQFSFAIPKPLQEDYVRKRKYSATTRELPDILEPVEVNPLCWAAPPTRRELLQMGASASNPVDLDDEPEVFEAAPMHTNRRNLNQAVPSWSGRKKRAAASGEPKKRTMQQDSASIRPPSPPSWPRRGQPQRFPNDVEHVLL